One genomic region from Yamadazyma tenuis chromosome 4, complete sequence encodes:
- a CDS encoding uncharacterized protein (EggNog:ENOG503P47J; COG:S) produces MPETSDDYLDLGATEEESGDRWISSDFSKALRFYQRAYDAYMSALSKSANSSASISDLDIHYNISRLLLHVYNQYFQTDGVHINELINVDDVLLSAQSVVQKLPTVVESHERALQLSKDLRTQPSMDLLYNTGVAYTQVLEDIKNHGDIQLIEVMELGTKAKGLFQNLLDRQVTQLQSFVEELDSMGQTSNLQDPSEFSHDSTIDSQNAVGEDTLQPPHVFETITLCYKLSHAILENTENPTQDIPIFRELVEPFLSTCDHIADNLIGSFSGTKNLQSEFLSSISDQQINEYKISKAYNHSLILNDLSEIISWWESSLSTIADIPEKYLAVSDSLQGFLDRNDISLKTCNESNHQEMIKTFWQALTIMTNNLKKAQELMNGQKQALQKSGGDNLGTLVSQLSNVLIARSDIDIQRCQLNDEQAIKNQSILLQNSKVFLKNASTLAGTSGGLRERAVEKLSRKQRQVESVTRLCLLENKTTVEELDVIIGRSRWVREVASLKKLEYFDSFGVQQIQ; encoded by the coding sequence ATGCCTGAGACCAGTGATGACTATTTGGACCTAGGTGccactgaagaagaatctggTGATCGTTGGATAAGCTCAGACTTTTCAAAGGCTCTTAGGTTCTATCAAAGGGCATATGATGCCTACATGCTGGCATTGTCGAAAAGTGCTAACAGTAGTGCCTCAATCTCAGATCTTGATATCCACTATAACATCTCAAGACTTTTATTGCATGTATATAATCAATACTTTCAAACCGATGGGGTCCACATTAATGAATTGATAAATGTGGATGATGTGTTGCTTAGTGCTCAGTCAGTTGTCCAAAAGTTACCTACCGTTGTTGAGAGCCATGAAAGAGCTCTCCAACTATCAAAGGATCTTAGAACTCAGCCGCTGATGGATTTGCTTTACAATACCGGAGTAGCATACACACAAGTATTGGAAGATATTAAGAATCATGGAGATATACAATTAATTGAGGTGATGGAACTAGGAACTAAAGCAAAGGGccttttccaaaacctttTAGATCGACAAGTTACACAACTTCAGCTGTTTGTCGAAGAACTTGACAGTATGGGCCAAACCCTGAACTTACAAGATCCATCGGAGTTTTCACATGATAGCACCATTGATAGTCAGAATGCTGTTGGCGAAGACACTTTACAGCCCCCTCATGTGTTTGAAACCATCACTTTGTGCTACAAATTATCCCATGCAATACTCGAAAATACGGAGAATCCAACTCAAGATATCCCTATATTCCGAGAATTGGTGGAGCCTTTTCTCAGTACTTGTGACCATATAGCAGATAATTTAATTGGTAGCTTCAGTGGAACTAAGAACTTACAACTGGAGTTTTTGTCGTCCATTTCTGACCAACAAATTAATGAGTACAAAATTTCTAAAGCATATAATCATTCATTGATTCTCAATGACCTTTCAGAGATCATATCGTGGTGGGAATCAAGCCTTTCAACTATAGCTGATATCCCTGAGAAGTATTTGGCTGTATCTGATAGTTTGCAGGGGTTCTTGGATAGAAATGATATCAGTTTGAAAACATGCAACGAAAGCAATCATCAAGAGATGATCAAAACCTTCTGGCAGGCTCTAACTATCATGACCAATAATCTCAAGAAAGCCCAGGAGCTCATGAATGGACAGAAGCAAGCTCTTCAAAAATCCGGTGGAGACAATCTAGGAACTCTTGTTTCCCAATTGAGTAATGTTCTTATAGCCAGGAGTGATATTGACATACAACGATGTCAACTAAACGATGAACAGGCTATCAAGAATCAAAGcatacttcttcaaaactctAAAGTATTCCTCAAAAATGCCCTGACGTTAGCTGGAACTTCGGGGGGCTTAAGGGAACGAGCAGTCGAAAAGCTTTCTAGAAAACAGAGGCAAGTGGAACTGGTAACTAGATTATGCCTACTTGAAAACAAGACAACAGTAGAGGAATTGGATGTGATTATAGGGAGAAGCAGATGGGTTCGAGAGGTTGCGAGCCTAAAAAAATTGGAGTACTTTGACAGCTTTGGCGTGCAACAGATACAGTAA
- the RIP1 gene encoding ubiquinol--cytochrome-c reductase catalytic subunit rip1 (EggNog:ENOG503NV7A; COG:C; BUSCO:EOG09264MIL), whose amino-acid sequence MLSRTFRAGLTVKNSVRSLSSTTKTLSSYDQPDFSSYLHNRSESTNRNFAYFMVGSMGLLSAAGAKSTVETFLSSMAASADVLAMAKVEVKLGAIPEGKNVIVKWQGKPVFIRHRTASEIDEANAVEINGLRDPQADADRVKKPEWLIMLGICTHLGCVPIGESGDFGGWFCPCHGSHYDISGRIRKGPAPLNLEIPEYDFTDEETLLVG is encoded by the coding sequence ATGTTGTCTAGAACATTTAGAGCTGGTTTGACAGTCAAGAACTCGGTAAGATCCTTATCTTCGACTACCAAGACGTTGTCTTCGTATGACCAACCGGATTTCTCCAGTTATTTACACAACAGAAGTGAGAGCACTAACAGAAACTTTGCCTACTTCATGGTTGGTTCAATGGGTTTATTATCCGCTGCTGGAGCTAAATCCACCGTGGAGACTTTTTTGTCATCTATGGCTGCTTCTGCTGATGTGTTGGCTATGgccaaagttgaagtgaAGTTGGGAGCTATTCCAGAGGGTAAGAATGTTATTGTCAAATGGCAAGGTAAGCCAGTCTTCATCAGACACAGAACTGCCAGTGAAATTGATGAGGCTAATGCTGTGGAAATCAACGGATTGAGAGACCCTCAAGCTGATGCTGACCGTGTCAAGAAGCCTGAGTGGTTGATTATGTTGGGTATTTGTACTCACTTGGGTTGTGTGCCTATTGGTGAATCtggtgattttggtggttggttCTGTCCATGTCACGGTTCTCATTATGATATATCCGGTAGAATCAGAAAGGGACCTGCtccattgaacttggaaattCCAGAATACGACTTCACTGACGAAGAGACCTTACTTGTTGGTTAA
- the YHM1 gene encoding high copy suppressor of abf2 (COG:C; BUSCO:EOG09263JTO; EggNog:ENOG503NUAX), with amino-acid sequence MSPAADSSGSKRDSALARVLGSASAGICEIGVFHPVDTISKRLMSNQGKISSAAQLNSVIFREHADKALSNRIFTLFPGLGYAAAYKILQRVYKYGGQPFANEFLSSNFRDSYESVFGKKNGKALLSATAGSLIGIGEVVLLPLDVLKIKRQTNPESFKGRGFLKILSDEGFGLYRGWGWTAARNCPGSFALFGGNSFAKEYIFGLSDHSRATWFQNFVTSIFGASASLIVSAPLDVIKTRIQNKNFDNPESGFTILKNMAKNEGLSSFFKGLTPKLLTTGPKLVFSFALAQSLIPAFDKLINQT; translated from the coding sequence ATGTCACCAGCAGCTGATAGTAGCGGAAGCAAAAGAGATAGTGCACTTGCTAGAGTTTTAGGATCAGCCTCGGCTGGAATCTGTGAAAttggtgtttttcatcCGGTCGATACCATTTCTAAAAGATTAATGTCCAACCAGGGGAAAATTTCATCAGCTGCCCAATTGAACTCAGTGATTTTCAGAGAACATGCCGATAAAGCTTTATCTAATAGAATTTTTACGTTGTTCCCAGGATTGGGATACGCTGCTGCCTATAAAATTTTGCAAAGAGTTTACAAGTACGGAGGTCAACCGTTTGCCAATGAATTTTTATCTTCCAACTTTAGAGATTCTTACGAGCTGGTatttggaaagaaaaaTGGAAAGGCTTTGTTATCTGCTACTGCTGGTTCTCttattggaattggagaagttgtATTGTTACCATTGGATGTGTTAAAGATCAAACGTCAAACAAACCCCGAATCTTTTAAAGGTAGAGGTTTCTTAAAGATCCTTCTGGATGAAGGCTTTGGTTTATACAGAGGATGGGGTTGGACTGCTGCTAGAAACTGTCCTGGATCATTTGCATTATTTGGAGGTAATTCATTTGCCAAAGAATACATTTTTGGTTTAAGTGATCACTCCAGAGCCACTTGGTTCCAGAACTTTGTGACCTCTATTTTTGGTGCTTCAGCTTCATTAATTGTTTCAGCTCCATTAGATGTTATCAAGACCAGAattcaaaacaaaaacttcGACAACCCCGAATCTGGTTTCActattttgaagaacatggCCAAAAATGAAGGCCTAAGCTCATTCTTCAAAGGATTAACACCAAAATTGTTGACCACTGGTCCGAAATTGGTATTTTCTTTTGCGTTGGCACAATCATTAATTCCAGCgtttgacaagttgatcaatcAAACCTAG
- a CDS encoding uncharacterized protein (EggNog:ENOG503PZ2J), which produces MSAVYFDTLNELSLEIPPDGLGKNVTVEVPVYLLGLVDGPKKSGLLLVTDFLSGKPFVSKQNAISFDMLRSGGPLPDDFIFSIPCTRTCYSSLLKRFKSDQILFSKAQFSAVSFDLTYSPEGKCIGKEMASANNVADVATFKNLAAAKALFERFTKLVNDDIQSRVAARVKALLKNNDAKRRRVDEGIFSSWRQSRVTHGADLAFHQNPVDVETQQFDDFVAPRISDETMMSQPERQVPNTSLLTDTTVNTNGKSVGTELVCTSNSSNSNGTLISQNQPTRPVAVIAESSLSLFKLPESASETNKGHVFEIKGFFRSPLPLDHFVVKPYGRTLKFSGFRLFLFEDLGSSNLDYLELEFPSVEETCRFLGLLEEEDWFLKHASVIRDLQRILDRSGPIAASVTRRSTKLAGGNTERSYWTCCGTLQSLSQGF; this is translated from the exons ATGAGTGCAGTATACTTCGATACCTTGAATGAATTGCTGCTTGAAATTCCACCTGATGGACTAGGGAAGAATGTTACTGTAGAGGTACCCGTTTATCTCCTTGGGTTGGTCGATGGACCTAAGAAGAGTGGACTTCTACTCGTGACAGACTTCCTTTCAGGTAAACCTTTTGTGAGCAAACAAAATGCTATTTCATTTGACATGCTCAGATCGGGAGGACCTTTGCCGGATGACTTCATATTCAGTATTCCGTGTACGCGGACATGCTACTCCCTGTTGTTAAAGCGATTTAAATCAGACCAGATTCTCTTTTCCAAGGCCCAGTTTCTGGCGGTTTCATTTGATCTTACCTACTCGCCGGAGGGTAAATGCATTGGTAAAGAGATGGCTAGTGCCAACAATGTGGCAGATGTAGCTACATTCAAGAACCTTGCGGCTGCCAAAGCTTTGTTTGAACGATTCACCAAACTCGTGAATGATGATATTCAGCTGCGAGTAGCAGCGAGAGTAAAAGCtcttttgaaaaacaaCGATGCCAAGCGACGtcgagttgatgaaggCATATTCAGCTCGTGGAGACAGAGCAGAGTGACACATGGAGCAGATCTTGCATTCCATCAAAACCCAGTGGATGTAGAAACGCAGCAatttgatgactttgttGCCCCTAGAATTAGTGACGAGACAATGATGAGCCAGCCAGAGCGTCAAGTGCCCAACACATCTCTCCTAACAGATACTACTGTCAATACAAATGGAAAGTCAGTTGGAACAGAGCTTGTTTGTACGTCgaattcttccaattcaaacGGCACGCTCATTTcacaaaatcaacccaCTCGTCCTGTTGCAGTAATTGCTGAATCGTCCCTTAG CCTTTTCAAGCTTCCAGAATCTGCCAGTGAAACTAACAAGGGTCATGtatttgaaatcaaaggATTCTTCCGACTGCCATTGCCGCTTGATCACTTTGTGGTTAAACCATATGGTCGGACTCTCAAGTTTTCTGGGTTTAGACTCTTTTTATTCGAGGATTTGGGTTCTTCAAATTTAGATTACCTTGAATTGGAGTTCccaagtgttgaagaaacctGTAGGTTTCTTGGGCTTTTAGAGGAAGAGGACTGGTTCTTGAAGCATGCCAGTGTCATTCGTGATTTGCAGAGAATTTTAGATAGAAGCGGTCCTATAGCAGCCAGTGTCACGAGGCGAAGTACTAAGTTAGCTGGTGGTAACACTGAGAGAAGCTACTGGACTTGTTGTGGAACTTTGCAGAGCTTGCTGCAAGGCTTTTAA
- a CDS encoding uncharacterized protein (EggNog:ENOG503P0BV; COG:S), giving the protein MSAIVDHVRHAISLDERRGKFKQVMFKSYSYLPHLTDVEQGEYSCEGSSETNSLLPKEGRYLSFMRSLFARFFGDSSMKNPKNDHQSQDTKEVVFPGNHGDVGGGWLDPDTDHMLSNIPLRWMLSYAIKYGISFKPEAIEEFNTSFSATSSLLAHDHDMLKLHTSVTPRYIRELPDRPIQGNNGFGTSSAFQMIMWWAVELFPIGIKIEDEWGQWRNWYVPNLGRPRKFPSDIHLHWSVFYRMHFFEDYSPKNLPPDLKTKFLESIKPFEGNIESQQLQELLSDFNVEKIKGTWENKIWHQIPDELCQTLNNNQL; this is encoded by the coding sequence ATGAGTGCTATTGTGGACCATGTGAGACATGCCATAAGTTTGGACGAACGTCGGGGAAAGTTCAAACAAGTTATGTTTAAGCTGTATAGCTATTTACCCCATCTTACCGACGTGGAACAGGGAGAGTACAGCTGTGAAGGGAGTTCAGAAACTAATAGTCTTTTACCCAAGGAAGGAAGGTACTTGAGTTTTATGAGAAGTTTGTTTGCCAGGTTCTTCGgagattcttcaatgaagaaTCCCAAAAATGACCACCAAAGCCAAGATACAAAAGAGGTGGTATTTCCAGGAAATCATGGCGATGTAGGTGGAGGTTGGTTAGATCCAGACACAGACCATATGCTTTCAAATATCCCATTAAGGTGGATGCTATCTTATGCTATAAAGTACGGAATTTCATTCAAGCCTGAAgcaattgaagagtttaATACTTCATTTTCAGctacttcaagtcttttaGCCCATGATCATGACATGTTAAAGCTTCACACTTCTGTTACACCTAGATACATCCGTGAGCTCCCTGATCGTCCAATTCAAGGTAATAATGGGTTTGGAACGTCAAGTGCTTTTCAGATGATTATGTGGTGGGCTGTTGAGCTTTTTCCAATCGGTATtaagattgaagatgaatgGGGACAATGGAGAAACTGGTATGTTCCTAATTTAGGAAGACCTAGGAAGTTTCCCTCTGACATTCATTTACACTGGAGCGTGTTCTACAGAATGCatttttttgaagattatCTGCCAAAAAATTTACCCCCAGATTTGAAGACGAAGTTCCTCGAGCTGATCAAGCCATTCGAAGGTAACATTGAGTCACAACAGTTACAGGAGCTCCTCTCAGACTTCAATGTAGAAAAGATTAAAGGTACTTGGGAAAACAAAATCTGGCATCAGATACCTGATGAGCTTTGCCagactttgaacaataacCAGCTTTAA
- the HUL4 gene encoding Putative E3 ubiquitin-protein ligase (EggNog:ENOG503NUFY; COG:O), whose protein sequence is MKDSHVPHTISFRYVKRVAEKCLADAHDNQHKTLHEIFEPLSNYLYTAFQNYGCVNNSFKVKKSSSKIHYSTSNINYEDIQKVFDLLTKLPTKRPLYNALQGCSTLLRRIPVSFGEDARNYCFLLIMFQIPLLSHALTHYESKSNPPCTRMIDSPEIKALCYDVIKRVLGILSNIKSVRVKNYITSWFSRYSSSDFVSKVDLINVYITFHMKKYFYIANNPEHRRKLSIPSPGNNVDEEYFQNSSFKEQIEQMNSGSSPLPTGPLNFGRTKSKKSKDSTTKIRIYQYGNDWHLKTASIVLQSFLEAYNIRADSLHVSIFYNSLVDYVNLKMDFDSWISNKKFKDQKPGDNPELSVVIDYINGNQNSFASSATFFFSKYPFLITLGNKISILEYEAKRIMERKAEEAFINSLDRRVPLDVYFRVRVRRSHFVQDSLNCILANQQNLKKSLKVQFVGEAGIDAGGLRKEWFLLLTKAMLSPETGMLVNVEESNYHWFNLVPINNVDNYYLFGAVLGLAVYNSTILELNFPIAFYKMLLKIPLGFSDFEQLHPDLSRNLFKIKSLSDEELNMLDLSFEISIFDLFHNVVNRELVPDGKNIQVTSKNRDLYIEKYAKFRLTDGVAEQTDSLLKGFCSVTSGNGLSLFSPEEIQLLLCGNEEGKLDLEILRSVTKYLGWKDSEEAQNSQLINWLWEYLNELSYKEQKKFLSFVTGSDRIPATGIQNLNLTIKKAGSESERLPTAHTCFNELEIHRYATKEKLYEKLSMAIQGSSGFGIK, encoded by the coding sequence TCCCATGTACCCCATACCATCTCCTTTCGATATGTGAAAAGAGTGGCAGAAAAATGTTTAGCGGATGCTCATGATAACCAGCACAAGACACTTCATGAGATATTTGAACCTCTTTCAAACTACCTTTACACGGCGTTCCAAAATTATGGGTGTGTGAACAATTCATTCAAGGTTAAAAAATCCAGCTCCAAGATTCACTACTCGACTTCCAATATTAACTACGAAGATATTCAAAAAGTGTTCGACCTTTTGACGAAACTTCCCACAAAAAGACCTTTGTATAATGCTTTGCAAGGATGTTCAACACTATTGAGACGAATACCAGTTAGTTTTGGAGAGGATGCTAGGAATTATTGTTTCTTATTGATAATGTTTCAGATTCCTCTTTTGTCCCACGCTTTGACTCATTACGAATCTAAATCAAATCCTCCCTGTACAAGAATGATAGACTCCCCGGAAATCAAAGCTTTGTGTTATGATGTGATCAAACGTGTGTTGGGCATATTGTCTAATATCAAATCTGTGAGGGTCAAGAACTATATCACTAGTTGGTTTTCCAGATACTCATCCAGTGACTTTGTTTCTAAAGTGGATCTAATAAATGTGTACATCACTTTCCACATGAAAAAATACTTCTACATCGCAAATAATCCAGAACATAGGAGAAAATTACTGATACCCAGCCCGGGAAAcaatgttgatgaagaatactttcaaaactcgtctttcaaagaacaaattgaacaaatgAATTCAGGCTCGCTGCCTTTACCAACGGGTCCCTTAAATTTTGGCAGGACCAAATCTAAAAAGTCCAAGGATCTGACTACAAAAATAAGGATTTATCAATATGGTAATGACTGGCATTTGAAGACTGCATCTATTGTGTTACAGTCTTTTCTTGAAGCTTATAATATAAGAGCGGATAGTTTGCATGTCTCAATATTTTACAATTCATTGGTAGATTATGTGAATCTCAAAATGGACTTTGACTCGTGGATTAGCAATaagaaattcaaagacCAAAAACCTGGTGACAATCCAGAGCTTCTGGTAGTTATTGATTATATCAATGGAAACCAAAAttcttttgcttcttctgccacctttttcttcagcaaATACCCGTTTTTGATAACATTAGGAAACAAAATATCCATTTTAGAGTATGAAGCCAAAAGGATTATGGAAAGGAAAGCAGAGGAGGCATTTATAAACTCATTGGATAGAAGAGTACCCTTGGATGTTTACTTCAGGGTGCGTGTTAGACGATCACACTTCGTCCAAGATTCATTGAATTGTATTCTTGCTAACCaacagaacttgaaaaagagtTTGAAAGTCCAgtttgttggagaagcagGTATTGATGCTGGAGGCTTAAGAAAAGAATGGTTCTTGTTGCTAACTAAAGCTATGCTAAGTCCAGAAACGGGTATGTTGGTTAATGTAGAAGAGTCTAATTATCATTGGTTCAATTTGGTACCCATAAACAATGTTGATAACTATTACCTCTTCGGAGCAGTTTTGGGATTGGCGGTTTACAATTCTACTATCTTGGAATTAAACTTCCCAATTGCATTCTATAAGATGCTATTGAAAATTCCCTTGGGGTTCAGTGATTTTGAGCAATTACATCCGGATTTGTCAAGAAAccttttcaagatcaagagCTTAAGCGATGAGGAGCTCAATATGCTTGATCTAAGTTTCGAGATTTCCATCTTTGACTTATTTCATAACGTCGTCAATAGGGAACTTGTTCCGGATGGCAAGAACATACAAGtgacttcaaagaataGAGACTTGTATATTGAGAAGTATGCTAAGTTCCGCTTAACCGACGGAGTTGCGGAGCAAACGGACTCTCTTTTGAAAGGGTTCTGCTCAGTCACCAGTGGAAATGGTCTTTCCTTGTTTTCACCTGAAGAAATTCAGTTGCTTTTATGTGGTAACGAAGAAGGGAAGTTGGATCTCGAAATTTTGAGATCTGTCACGAAATACCTTGGATGGAAGGATAGCGAAGAAGCACAGAACAGTCAACTTATTAATTGGCTTTGGGAGTATCTAAATGAACTAAGCTACAAAGAACAAAAGAAATTTCTTTCTTTCGTTACAGGAAGTGATAGAATACCTGCCACTGGTATCCAAAATCTTAACTTAACTATAAAGAAGGCTGGTTCTGAATCCGAGAGGCTCCCTACTGCTCACACCTGTTTCAATGAATTAGAAATTCATCGGTATGCAACCAAGGAAAAGTTGTACGAAAAGTTGAGTATGGCAATTCAAGGCTCTAGTGGATTTGGTATAAAATAG